The Bernardetia sp. ABR2-2B DNA window CATAAATCAGTGCAACAGCAAAAAGAGCCAAATGAACAAGTATAGTTTTATCAATTTTTGGTAATTTCATTTTGCAAAAGTAGCAAATTGTGGTTTAGCTTTTACGTTATATAATCGTAAAACAGCCTATTTTTTAGGTTTGAAAAACAAAAGTTGCCATAAAATCCGTTCCAATTTTGAAAAAAAATCAAAAAATTTTAATTTTATCTAAACGTCTTTCCTTTTTTTCCGTTTATAAGACATATAAAGCAAAATTGAATCTCAAAGAAAAAAATAGAACTCAATTTTCTATAAAAAATATTCATAAATCTTTTGATTTAGCACACTCACTTTTTCAACTTTTCTATCCCTATGCAAAAATTAACAGTAAAACAATCACTTAGTCAGAAGCTATCGCCACAGCAGATACAGTTTATAAAATTATTACAAATTCCAACAGCAGAACTAGACTCTAGGGTTGAGGAAGAACTGGAAAGCAACCCTGCTTTAGAAGAAGGAAGAGAAAAAGAGAAGGAAAAAGAAGATGATAATAGTGATGATTATGATGAAATGGATTATTCTGAAACATCTTTAGATTCCCTAAAAGATTCGACAGCAGATATAAATGTGAATGATTATTTAAGTCAAGATGATGTAGCAGGGTATAAAATGCAAGGCGACGGAAATTATCAAGAAGAAGATAGAGATATGCCTATTTCTTCAATGAATTCTCTAATAGACGAACTTACTCGTCAGCTTGGTTATCTGCGCCTAGACGAGCGTATGCACACGATTGGAATGCAACTCATTGGCAGTATTGATGACGATGGTTATATCAGAAGAGACCTAGATGCTATCGTAAATGACCTTGCTTTCATACAAAATATTCAGACAGGCAGACCAGAAGTAGAAAAGTTATTACGCAGGATTCAGCAATTTGACCCAGCAGGAATTGCCGCTAGAGATTTGCAAGAATGTTTGTTGATTCAGCTCAAAAGACAAGAAAAAATAAAAAAGGAAGATGAGCCTCTCACAGAAGAAAACAAGGGAGAGTTTAAGATTTTAGAAGATGCAATTCACCTTATCTCTATGTGTTTTGAAGAATTTAAGAAAAAACACTTTAAGAAAATACAGCGCAAACTCAATCTTTCGGAAGATGAGTTGCGTTCGGCAATGGGAGTTATTCTAAAATTAAACCCAAAACCTGGTGGTTCGGGTTCTGGAATGGTAAAGGTGCAATATGTAATCCCAGATTTTACCATAAAATATAACAATGGCAATTTAGACCTTTCACTCAACTCTAGAAATGCTCCACAGCTTCATGTCAGTAGAAATTACACAAACATGCTAGAGGGTTATGATAAAAGTGATAAGAAAGATAAAAAACTAAAACAAGAAGTGTCGTTTGTAAAGCAAAAATTAGATGCTGCAAAATGGTTTATCGATGCTATCAAACAACGCCAACAAACACTTCTCAAAACAATGAGTGCCATAATGGAATATCAAAGGGAATTCTTTTTAGAAGGGGAAGATTCAAAGCTTCGCCCAATGATTTTGAAGGATATTGCTAATGAAATAGGAATGGATATTTCAACAGTTTCTAGGGTTGCAAATAGTAAGGCTGTTCAGACTGACTTTGGAGTTTTTCCATTAAAGTATTTCTTTTCTGAGAGTATTCAAACTGACTCGGGTGAAGATGTAAGTAGCAAAGAAGTGAAAGCTATTTTGAAAGGACTCATTGAAGACGAGAGCAAACGCAAACCTTATTCAGACGATAAGCTAGAAAAATTATTACGTGCTAGAGGCTATCAAATTGCACGTAGAACAGTTGCCAAATACAGAGAACAACTCAATATTCCTGTGGCTAGACTTAGAAAAGAGGTTTAAGAATTATCAAAAATGAAGTTTATGTGGGGACAAAGTACGCTTTGTCCTTTTTTTATGTATTTTAATTTGATAAAAGTGAGTGATAAAAAAGAAGATGACTGGAGTAATATTTTATTAGTAAATCTAGCTTGTCTAGTAGCTGGACTTATTATTTCCATTTTATTAGAATGGAGGTTATTTGGCTTGAGTTGGATTCTTTTCACAATCTCCACGGTCAATTACGTAATTAGTTCTAGAGCTACTAAAAACTATTTGGCTTGGGATAGAATGGGGCTTTTTTGTTTAATAGCTAGTTTTATAACTTTTATTTTAGCTTTTTTAAATTTACTTTCTGACCTACATTAATCTGAAAGCTATTTTTTTCAAACTAGATATAAATTATGATAAACCAAGACTTACATATTCTTTATGAAGAGCAATGGAATAAAAAAGCAAACTTTAGGGTAAAATATAAATTTTATACACGAGAAGAGGGAGGAAGAAAAACACCTCCTTTTCAAGGAATAAAAGGTAATTTTTGGTATGAACATGAAAATCACACAAAAAAAGGAATATTCAGTATTTGGGCAGAGTTTGAAGATGAACAAGGCAATGTAATTATCAGTAAAAGCAAACCTGTTACACAAGAAGGGACTGCAAAAATGTGGATTGCAATCTCTTCCTCATTTCTTTATCATACTGAAAGAATAAAAACAGGAACAATTGGCTATTTTATGGAAGGCTTGAAAAAAACAGCTTTTTGCAAAGTAATAGAAATTATTAATTTTGAAGAATGAAAAAAGACTTGATTGTAGAAATCAAGTCTTTTCTGTTTTATCATATAGAATATTTTCTTAGAAAATATTCTCCAAATCTTCTTTTTTGTATTTCAAATTTCGCTCTACAAAGACAGATTTTTGGTCTTCTTTTTTGAGCTGTAACATATTTTTAGAAAAAAGTCTGTTCATAAAAGCGATTGGAGTAAGGAAGATAAAAAAGACAATAGAAAGTAAAACCTTTCCATTTATTACTCCCAAAACGCTTGCAAACTTGAGCCACACCCAAGCTATTTTTTCAGCAAGCCAATTCCAAAAGAGTGAAATCAGACCAATTCCAAAAGAAATATATAATAAAATATCTATTTTGAATATAAAATAAAACACCATAAAACCAACCATAATGGCTAGTAAAGCTTCGACTACTTTTACTCTTTGCATAATTTAATTGTTAAAATAAGGTATAAATAAAAGGAGCAATCGCAGAACCACCACCAATAACGATAAGAACACCCAAAAGCATCAAAATGATAATCATTGGAGCAAGCCAAAACTTTTTACGCTGCATCATAAATGCCCATAAATCTTTTAAAAAATCCATATTCTTTCTATTTTTTAATGAGTTTATTTTTAGTTTAAATCAAAATTTCAATACAAAATACTCTAAAGAGTATTCTACAGAAATTATAATTAGTCTAATGCAAATTCTGTACGCCAATCATCTTTTTCAGCCCATTCAGGTTGAAGTTTTTTATCAAAAATAAAATCTCCAATGACTAAATAATCCATTTCGGTACGCATCAAGCATTTGTAAGCATCTTCTGGAGTACAAACGATAGGTTCACCACGCACATTAAAACTGGTATTTACTACCAAAGCATAACCTGTTTGTTCTTCAAAAGAACTAATCAGTTTCCAATATCTAGGATTTGTTTCTTTATGAACCGTCTGAATACGAGCCGAATAATCAATGTGTGTAATAGAAGGCAAATCACTTCTCAAAAAATATAATTTTTCCATCAATGGCATCGAATTATAATTTTCTGGAAAAGCATTCTGACGAGATTCTTTTACAGGCTGCACCAAAAGCATATATGGAGAAGGTGTTGTTTGTTCAAAATACTCTTCTACTTTTTCAGCCAAAACCGAAGGAGCAAAAGGTCTAAATCCTTCTCTATATTTAATCTTCAAATTGAGTTTTTTCTGCATTTCTGGATTACGTGCATCACCCAAAATACTTCTTCCTCCTAAAGCTCTAGGTCCAAATTCCATTCTTCCTTGAAACCATCCGATTACATTTCCATCTGCTAAAAGAGAAGCCGTTTTTTTGGCTAACTCATCAAAATCAGCATATTTTTCAGAAACAGCATTGTATTTTCTACCCATTTTCTGAATATCTAATTCTGAAAATTGAGGACCTAAATAGCTGCCCTGCATTTGGTCTAAGGTATCCGTAATTTCTCTTTCTTGCCCAAAATAAATATGATAAGCTGCTTGTGCTGCTCCTAAAGCTCCACCTGCATCACCTGCTGCTGGTTGAATAAAAATATTCTCAAAAACATTTGCCTTTTCTAACTTTCCATTAGCAACACAATTTAGTGCCACTCCACCAGCCATACAAAGATTTTTTGAGCCTGTTAGACGTTGCGCTTCCTTTGCCATCAAAATAACTACTTCTTCGGTTACTTGTTGAATGGCTAAAGCTAAATCACAATGCACTTGGTCAATAGGAGATTCAGATTTTCGTGTCGGAACGCCAAAAAGTTGTTCCCATTTTTTCTCTTGAATCATTCTCAAACCTGTCGCATAATTAAAATATGACTGGTCTAACCAAATAGAGCCATCAGGATAAATATGACAAAGTGTTTCTTTTATTTTCTTTACAAATTCTTTGGTTTGTTCTGCTTCAGGATTTCCATAAGGTGCAAGTCCCATCAATTTATACTCTCCTGAATTGACTTTAAAACCTGTATAATAGGTAAAAGCAGAATATAAAAGACCTAGAGAGTGAGGAAATTGAAGTTCTTTCAGAATAGTAATATCTTTTCCTTTTCCATGACAAATTGAAACAGTTGCCCATTCTCCTACACCATCAATCGTCAGAATAGCTGCATCTTCGTAATTAGAAGGATAAAAAGCACTCGCAGCGTGTGATAAATGATGTTCAGGAAAGAGAAGTTTAAAGCTTTTTTTGTCGTAGTCTTCTATTTCTTTTAGCTCTTGATAAATCATTCTTTTCAAAAACATTTTTTCTTTTAACCAAACAGGAATTGCCGTCAGAAATGAAAGTAATCCTTTTGGGGAAAAAGCATAATAGGTTTCTAAAAGGCGTTCAAACTTTAAAAGTGGTTTGTCATAAAAAACAATCGCATCTAGTTTATCAAGTGTAAGTCCAGATTCTTCCAAACAGTATTTTATAGCTTGAGAAGGAAAACTTGGGTCGTGTTTTATACGTGTAAAACGTTCCTCTTGTGCTGCTGCAATTATTTTTCCATCTTGTAGGAGTGCTGCTGCCGAATCGTGATAAAATGCCGAAATACCGAGAATATTCATTTGCTAAAAATAATGTAGAAATGTATGAACTGCAAAATTAGGATTTATTATTAGAACTACATACTTTTGAATGGATTTTTTGATAATAAAGCTATCTTTTACATAAAAATTACCTGCAAAAAATGTTCAAAAAACTAAATCCTAGTCTTTCTTTTTTACTTATTGCGGTCCTTCTTTGGCTTTTACAATATGGAGTTGATGTATTGATAGGAGATGGCGACGGGAAAATTACCTTTTTAGGAACTTATATTTTTGTGGGATTTATGCAAGTTTTTTTGATTATTTCAGCTTTGCTTTGGCTTCCAGAAGTAATTAGACGAATGAAAGGGAATTTTGCTCCTACCTCAAAAGACTTTTTGAAGCGAAATGCAGGTAGTGTTTTTATTTGTTTTATTCTATTTTTTGTCATAATCATAGACTTTTTTGGATTTGCTTTTTTCAATGAAAAAACCGTAGAACGCACCTATAAAGCTAGTCATTACAGAACACCACACCCTTGTTTTCATCACGGATTAGTTCAGAATATGGCAGTAGAAGCACTTTGGGGGGACATAAATTATCCTCTTTATACTAATTCTTTTGCTTTCAAAGATTCTGCTGTTTTTGAAGCGAAACAGACTTTAGATAAAAAACAAGTGGTTTTTATTGGAGATTCTTTTACAGAAGGAGTAGGAGTAGTTTATCAAAATACTTTTTTTGGAAGAATGAGAAAAGAGTTTTCAACCAATAATAAAATAGAACTTTGGAATGCTGGTTGTGTTTCCTATTCTCCTCTTGTTTATTACAACAAAATAAAATATTATACCGAAGTAGAAAACTTTAAGATTGATTATTTATGGGTTTTCATAGATGGCTCAGATATTCAAGATGAGATAAATTATAAAGATTTTGAAGCTAATTGTGATGAAAAGTTTGTTCCACAAGCAGGAACAATAGAGTATTACCGTTATAATATAAAGGATGATAATTCTCTTTTAGATATTTATAAAAATCATTCGCTATTGGTAAGGCTAATTTCAAATACCTACAAAAAACTTTTTACTGCCCCAAAAGACGATGAAAAAATAAAATACATAACTAATAGGTTATCTTGGATAGATAATGATACTGTTTATCAAGAATGGGGAAAAGAAGGAATTCAGTTAGCTGAAAATCACATGCAAAAACTGGTAGAACTCTGTGAGCAAAAAAATATTAAACTTACCATAGCTGTTTATCCGTGGGCTAAAATGATTAATAACCATGAAAGACAATTACAAACTTGGAAAGATTTCTCTCAAAAAAATAATATTCCTTTCATCAATTTATTTCCAGTTTTTGAAGAAAAGGTAAAAGAAACTTCTTTTGAGCAAGTAAACAAAAAATATTTCATACAAGGAGACGGACATTGGAATGCAGAAGGACACAAATTAGTAAAAGAAGCCATAAAAACTCCTTTTGAAGAAATCGTTTTAGGAATAGAAGAGATTGATAGCTTAGGAAGTGTAACACAATAGAAATCCTATGGTTCTTGCTAAAACTCAACACTACTAAATACACAGCTAGAAGCAAGGGCAACAAATTAAATGATATAAACAAATAAAGAATGAAATATACCTGTTATATACTATTTGCTTTTTTGCTTAGTGCTTGTAGTTTAGATGAGAGCTGCTCATTAAACCTTGCTGCATGGAAAACTGCTAAAGCAACACCTTTAGAATGTAGATATAGTTATTCTTACGATGAAAAAAAATCCCTCAAAAGATTTTCTCAGTTGGAGTGTGTTATAGATACTCTGAAAATTGGTATGTCTAGACAACACATTACTCAGATGCTAGGCTCTGGTGATACCTGTCAGTTTGAAAAAGGGCATTCAACAAACTATCTTTATGTAAAAAAAGGTGTAGGTAAAGAAGAAATGTCAGAGTTATATTTCCACACACTATCTGAAACAACAATTCCTTATGTAGTGAATCATAATGGTTCTAGTATAGATGCTCTAATTTTAAAATTTGATAATGACACACTAAAAACTGTGTTTTTTGCAAATGGGTGGTAGATAATTCCTAGCCCTTGCTCTACTTTTTTGTGGCTATCACTCGTTTTTAACGAGTGATTTATATGTATTCGGCTTGTAGCCGTGGTTTTTGTGTTTCAGATACAGTTTTTTGTTTTTGAGTTGCTACGCTAAAACAGCAAAAAAGCATAACGCAATAGAAATTCTTATTTTTTATTTTGATTTAATTTTCATTTGGTAGGTTTTTGGTTCAATTAAAGTTTTCAGAAAAAAACGCTTTTCTTACCTTTGCGTATGCAAGAAAAAATTATTATCCTAGATTTTGGTTCACAATATACACAGCTTATCGCTCGTCGTGTTCGTGAACTCAATGTATTTTGTGAAATACACCCTTTTAATAATATTCCTAATATTGATTTATCTTCAAATGAAGTAAAAGGAATTATTCTTTCAGGGAGTCCGTATTCGGTGCATCAAGAAGATTCGCCTAGAGTACCACAGATTTCAGAATGGCGCAAAAAACTACCTATTTTAGCTGTTTGTTATGGCGCACAACTCTTAGCTCATACGCATGAAGGCGAAGTAAAGCGTTCAGAAACTCGTGAATATGGCAGAGCAAAACTAATTCCTGTTATAGAAAATCCACTTTTAGAAGGAATCACAGCCGATTCTCAAATTTGGATGTCGCACGGAGATAGTATTTATTCTCTTCCAGATTCTATTGAAGTGATTGCCAAAACAGCGAGTATTCCTGTTGCAGCTTATCATTTTAAAGGCGAACCTACTTACGGTTTGCAATTCCACCCAGAAGTAACTCATTCGACAGACGGAAAAAAGATTGTAGAAAATTTCTTAGTCAATATTTGTAAATGTTCACAAGACTGGACACCTGCTGCTTTTGCAGAAGATACTATTAAAGCCTTGAAGGAAAAATTAGGCAACGATAAAGTTGTTTTGGCTCTTTCGGGTGGTGTAGATTCTACGGTAGCTGCTGTTTTGCTTCATAAAGCGATTGGAAAAAACTTATACGGAATTTTTGTTGATAATGGTCTTTTGAGAAAAGGAGAATTCGAACAAGTTTTGGAAACTTATCATAAAATGGGTCTAAATGTAACTGGCGTAGATTCTAAAGAACGTTTTTATCACAAACTAAAAGACAAAAGCGACCCAGAAGATAAACGAAAAGCAATCGGTTATACATTTATTGAAGTTTTTGATGAAGAAGCAAAACGCATTCAAGATGTAAAATGGCTCGGACAAGGAACAATTTATCCCGATGTAATCGAATCTGTTTCTGTAAAAGGTCCTTCTGCTACTATCAAATCACATCACAATGTTGGAGGACTTCCTGAAAAGATGAATCTTAAAATTGTAGAGCCTTTACGTGATTTGTTTAAAGATGAAGTTAGACGAGTTGGTGCAGAGCTTGGAATCGATAATTTTATCTTACAACGCCACCCTTTCCCAGGGCCGGGATTAGCTATTCGTATTTTGGGAGCTGTTTCAGTTGATAGAGTAGATATTTTGCAAGAAGTAGATGCTATTTTTATTAATGGACTCAAAGAAGCAGGTTTGTATGATGATGTTTGGCAAGCTGGTTCAATTCTTCTGCCTGTCAATTCGGTTGGTGTAATGGGTGATGAGCGTACGTATGAAAATGTAGTTGCGCTACGTGCCGTAACGAGTTTGGACGGAATGACAGCAGATTGGTGTCATTTGCCTTACGATTTTTTGGCTGAAATTTCGAATAAAATCATCAATAATGTAAGAGGTGTAAACCGAGTAGTTTATGATATTAGCTCAAAACCTCCTGCTACGATTGAATGGGAATAGTTTTGAACTGATTAGCAAGTGATTTGGCTTCGCCGAGCTATCGGTTATATGACTTTTAAGGTGAAATACAAGATAAATACAATTGAAAATCTGAGAAATTAAGTAATAATATCTTTTTAATGCTTATTTTATTTTCTTATCCTGTAATTGTCATAGTAATCATACAAATCACTTGCTAATAACTTCTCTACTTTAACAAACGGTATTTTTATAAAAAAAAATTAATTTGTATCTAGTTCATCAAAACAGAAAAAATCTAGTGTTGTGTTTTTGATAGTGTTTCCTAACTCTCTTGCTTTTTTCCAATCCTTACAGGCTTTATCAGGTTGTTGAAGGTCTAACAGTAACTTTGCTCTTTGGACATAATATTCTTTTTTACCATCATTATAAAAAATAGCTATATCTAAATTTTCCATTCCTTTCTCTTGATTATTCAGTTTAAAAAACAAATTCGAACGAGTATAATGAAAGTTTGATTCTGTTGGATATTGGTTGATAAGAATAAAGTTATTTTTTAAAGCTAAAACATAATTTTTGACTTCATTTTCTAGCTTTGCTATTATTTCCACTCGCTTTTCAGTCTGATTCTCACTTTTCTGGACTACTTTTTCAAAATCTTTTTGAGCCAAATTATCATTCTGAAGATTTGCGTAAGCTAAAGCCCTCTTTTCATAATAAATAGACTTTGTAGAATCTTGTCCAATCAAAGTAGTATAAATTTCGATGGCTAATTCATACTCTTTAAGACTCTTATAATATTCATCAGCTATTTCTTGAGCTGTCTTTTGTTCATATTTACTTAGGTCAAGAGCCGTCGAAAAATCTGTAATTGCTCCTTCTCTTTCATTTATTTTACCATAAGCAATTCCTCTTTCCAGATAAAAATCACTTTCTTGAATGAGTGCATTTTCAATTGCCTTTGTATAGTCTTTTAATGCTCCTGTTGGGAATCTAAAATGCTCACTATATAATTTTGCTCTTAAAAAATAAGCTGTTGCAAATGATTTGTCATATCCGATAGCATAACTAAGTTCATCTATTGCTGTATCATACTCTTTGATTTCAATATTTTGAAGAGCTTGATAATAATGAAACCTACTCATAAAATTATGCACAGAATTTACAAGTAGAAACATATAAACTATTATTCCGATAGAGATTAAGGTAGAAAAAAGGTTTGTGTTTTTTGGGTCTTTAGTCTGCTCATGATAACGTTTGAAGTTTTGGTCAGCTTCTGCTGGGCGATGATTAACATAATAACTATACGAATAAACAAATCGAAGTGTGGTATCATATTGTTGCTTCATAACTGGATTAGACAAAACTTGATAGGCTTCATTAATCTGCTTAAAAAGCTCTTCTGCAACAGGATTATTAGGGTTTTTGTCGGGGTGATACTCTACTGCCAAGCGTTTAAAGGCTACTTTAGCTTGTTCTTGAGAAGCAAGTTCTGGGATTCCTAAAGTAGTATAATGATTTTGCATGGCTCATTTATCGCTTTTTACTTATTTCAAGTAATCTTATTTTATGAGATTTTATTTTATATTTTACTTTTTATAACTTCTTGGTAATCATTATGTTTGTGATTTTATAAATGATTCAGTTTGATTTGTCATAATCTTAGAAAAGATACAAAAAAATTAATAATTACGCTAATTATTTTGGGTATCTGACAATTTTTGTACCTTCCTTTTTTATTAAAAATTGTGTTTTAAATTGGTCAGACCTTTGGTACAGACCAATTTAAAATACAAGATAGATATAAGTAATTTTGACTAGCTACTTATGATAAA harbors:
- a CDS encoding DnaJ domain-containing protein, with amino-acid sequence MQNHYTTLGIPELASQEQAKVAFKRLAVEYHPDKNPNNPVAEELFKQINEAYQVLSNPVMKQQYDTTLRFVYSYSYYVNHRPAEADQNFKRYHEQTKDPKNTNLFSTLISIGIIVYMFLLVNSVHNFMSRFHYYQALQNIEIKEYDTAIDELSYAIGYDKSFATAYFLRAKLYSEHFRFPTGALKDYTKAIENALIQESDFYLERGIAYGKINEREGAITDFSTALDLSKYEQKTAQEIADEYYKSLKEYELAIEIYTTLIGQDSTKSIYYEKRALAYANLQNDNLAQKDFEKVVQKSENQTEKRVEIIAKLENEVKNYVLALKNNFILINQYPTESNFHYTRSNLFFKLNNQEKGMENLDIAIFYNDGKKEYYVQRAKLLLDLQQPDKACKDWKKARELGNTIKNTTLDFFCFDELDTN
- the guaA gene encoding glutamine-hydrolyzing GMP synthase, whose translation is MQEKIIILDFGSQYTQLIARRVRELNVFCEIHPFNNIPNIDLSSNEVKGIILSGSPYSVHQEDSPRVPQISEWRKKLPILAVCYGAQLLAHTHEGEVKRSETREYGRAKLIPVIENPLLEGITADSQIWMSHGDSIYSLPDSIEVIAKTASIPVAAYHFKGEPTYGLQFHPEVTHSTDGKKIVENFLVNICKCSQDWTPAAFAEDTIKALKEKLGNDKVVLALSGGVDSTVAAVLLHKAIGKNLYGIFVDNGLLRKGEFEQVLETYHKMGLNVTGVDSKERFYHKLKDKSDPEDKRKAIGYTFIEVFDEEAKRIQDVKWLGQGTIYPDVIESVSVKGPSATIKSHHNVGGLPEKMNLKIVEPLRDLFKDEVRRVGAELGIDNFILQRHPFPGPGLAIRILGAVSVDRVDILQEVDAIFINGLKEAGLYDDVWQAGSILLPVNSVGVMGDERTYENVVALRAVTSLDGMTADWCHLPYDFLAEISNKIINNVRGVNRVVYDISSKPPATIEWE
- a CDS encoding DUF5989 family protein, with protein sequence MDFLKDLWAFMMQRKKFWLAPMIIILMLLGVLIVIGGGSAIAPFIYTLF
- the rpoN gene encoding RNA polymerase factor sigma-54; this encodes MQKLTVKQSLSQKLSPQQIQFIKLLQIPTAELDSRVEEELESNPALEEGREKEKEKEDDNSDDYDEMDYSETSLDSLKDSTADINVNDYLSQDDVAGYKMQGDGNYQEEDRDMPISSMNSLIDELTRQLGYLRLDERMHTIGMQLIGSIDDDGYIRRDLDAIVNDLAFIQNIQTGRPEVEKLLRRIQQFDPAGIAARDLQECLLIQLKRQEKIKKEDEPLTEENKGEFKILEDAIHLISMCFEEFKKKHFKKIQRKLNLSEDELRSAMGVILKLNPKPGGSGSGMVKVQYVIPDFTIKYNNGNLDLSLNSRNAPQLHVSRNYTNMLEGYDKSDKKDKKLKQEVSFVKQKLDAAKWFIDAIKQRQQTLLKTMSAIMEYQREFFLEGEDSKLRPMILKDIANEIGMDISTVSRVANSKAVQTDFGVFPLKYFFSESIQTDSGEDVSSKEVKAILKGLIEDESKRKPYSDDKLEKLLRARGYQIARRTVAKYREQLNIPVARLRKEV
- a CDS encoding carbamoyltransferase, which codes for MNILGISAFYHDSAAALLQDGKIIAAAQEERFTRIKHDPSFPSQAIKYCLEESGLTLDKLDAIVFYDKPLLKFERLLETYYAFSPKGLLSFLTAIPVWLKEKMFLKRMIYQELKEIEDYDKKSFKLLFPEHHLSHAASAFYPSNYEDAAILTIDGVGEWATVSICHGKGKDITILKELQFPHSLGLLYSAFTYYTGFKVNSGEYKLMGLAPYGNPEAEQTKEFVKKIKETLCHIYPDGSIWLDQSYFNYATGLRMIQEKKWEQLFGVPTRKSESPIDQVHCDLALAIQQVTEEVVILMAKEAQRLTGSKNLCMAGGVALNCVANGKLEKANVFENIFIQPAAGDAGGALGAAQAAYHIYFGQEREITDTLDQMQGSYLGPQFSELDIQKMGRKYNAVSEKYADFDELAKKTASLLADGNVIGWFQGRMEFGPRALGGRSILGDARNPEMQKKLNLKIKYREGFRPFAPSVLAEKVEEYFEQTTPSPYMLLVQPVKESRQNAFPENYNSMPLMEKLYFLRSDLPSITHIDYSARIQTVHKETNPRYWKLISSFEEQTGYALVVNTSFNVRGEPIVCTPEDAYKCLMRTEMDYLVIGDFIFDKKLQPEWAEKDDWRTEFALD